In a single window of the Thermococcus stetteri genome:
- a CDS encoding dicarboxylate/amino acid:cation symporter: MLIGLVLGAVFGLIAGHFGYAGAVKTYIKPFGDLFVRLLKMLVMPIVLASLVVGAASISPARLGRVGVKIVVYYLATSAMAVFFGLIVGRLFNVGAGVNLGSGTGKAIEAKSPSLVQTLLNIVPTNPFASLSKGEVLPVIFFAIILGIAITYLMNRNEERVRKSAETLLRVFDGLAEAMYLIVGGVMQYAPIGVFALIAYVMAEQGVKVVGPLAKVVGAVYTGLFLQIVITYFILLKVFGIDPLKFIKKAKDAMLTAFVTRSSSGTLPVTMRVAEEEMGVDKGIFSFTLPLGATINMDGTALYQGVTVLFVANAIGHPLTLSQQLVVVLTAVLASIGTAGVPGAGAIMLAMVLQSVGLDLTAGSPVALAYAMILGIDAILDMGRTMVNVTGDLAGTVIVAKTENELDESKWR; the protein is encoded by the coding sequence ATCCTGATCGGTTTGGTTCTCGGTGCCGTCTTTGGTCTTATAGCGGGGCATTTCGGCTACGCAGGTGCGGTGAAGACGTACATTAAGCCCTTCGGCGACCTGTTCGTCAGACTGCTGAAGATGCTTGTGATGCCGATAGTTCTGGCGTCGCTCGTCGTCGGTGCCGCGAGCATCAGCCCGGCACGTCTTGGCCGTGTTGGAGTTAAGATAGTGGTCTATTACCTTGCTACCTCGGCCATGGCCGTTTTCTTCGGTCTCATCGTTGGTAGACTCTTCAACGTCGGTGCCGGTGTGAATCTCGGAAGCGGCACGGGAAAAGCCATAGAGGCAAAGTCACCTTCCCTCGTCCAGACCCTCCTCAACATAGTGCCAACCAACCCGTTCGCTTCCCTTTCCAAGGGTGAGGTCCTTCCGGTGATATTCTTCGCCATAATCCTCGGGATAGCCATAACCTACCTGATGAACAGGAACGAGGAAAGAGTCAGAAAATCCGCGGAGACGCTCCTGAGGGTCTTCGATGGCCTGGCCGAGGCTATGTACCTCATAGTCGGAGGGGTCATGCAGTACGCACCGATAGGCGTCTTCGCCCTCATAGCCTACGTCATGGCTGAGCAGGGTGTCAAGGTCGTCGGACCGCTCGCCAAGGTCGTTGGAGCGGTCTACACCGGCCTCTTCCTTCAGATAGTCATCACGTACTTCATCCTGCTGAAGGTCTTCGGCATCGACCCGCTTAAGTTCATCAAGAAGGCGAAGGACGCGATGCTCACTGCCTTTGTTACAAGGAGTTCCAGCGGAACGCTGCCCGTTACGATGCGCGTGGCCGAGGAGGAGATGGGCGTTGATAAGGGGATATTCTCTTTCACCCTGCCCCTCGGTGCGACGATAAACATGGACGGAACAGCCCTCTATCAGGGTGTTACGGTTCTCTTCGTTGCCAACGCAATAGGCCACCCGCTCACCCTCAGCCAGCAGCTCGTGGTCGTTCTAACCGCGGTTCTGGCATCAATAGGAACCGCCGGTGTTCCGGGTGCGGGAGCTATAATGCTCGCGATGGTGCTCCAGAGCGTTGGTCTCGACCTAACTGCCGGAAGCCCCGTGGCACTCGCCTACGCCATGATCCTCGGAATTGATGCCATACTCGACATGGGCAGGACGATGGTC
- a CDS encoding biotin--[acetyl-CoA-carboxylase] ligase, with protein MEWKILRLDEVDSTNEYAKKLIPDAPEGTVVVAKRQTTGRGRRGRAWASPEGGLWMSVVLKPPKIDPRLVFVGALAVADTLRDFGIDAWIKWPNDVWVGEKKISGILTEAKGSSVIMGIGLNVNNEIPNELKETAVSMKGLLDKSVNLEEVLKKLLHHLGHWYGVFLENPALLVGEVRERTVLIGKKVRVLQDGGELVGTVVDVSGDGSLLLDVDGQIIKVLYGDVSLRII; from the coding sequence ATGGAGTGGAAAATCCTTCGCCTCGATGAAGTTGACTCTACCAACGAGTACGCCAAGAAGCTCATCCCGGATGCACCTGAGGGAACCGTCGTAGTTGCAAAGAGGCAGACCACCGGTAGGGGAAGGAGGGGCAGAGCCTGGGCATCGCCTGAAGGCGGCCTGTGGATGAGCGTTGTTCTAAAGCCGCCTAAGATTGACCCAAGGCTGGTCTTCGTGGGTGCTCTGGCCGTCGCGGACACGCTGAGGGACTTTGGTATTGATGCATGGATAAAGTGGCCCAACGACGTCTGGGTTGGAGAGAAAAAGATCTCCGGAATCCTTACAGAGGCAAAGGGAAGCTCGGTGATTATGGGCATCGGCCTCAACGTGAACAATGAAATCCCGAACGAGCTGAAGGAAACCGCCGTATCGATGAAGGGGCTTCTCGACAAATCGGTGAACCTTGAAGAGGTTTTGAAGAAGCTGTTACACCACTTGGGGCACTGGTACGGCGTTTTCCTTGAGAATCCTGCCCTTTTGGTGGGTGAAGTCAGGGAAAGGACCGTGTTGATCGGAAAAAAGGTCAGGGTTCTGCAGGATGGTGGTGAACTCGTTGGTACCGTGGTAGATGTTTCCGGTGACGGCTCACTCCTTCTGGACGTTGATGGACAGATAATTAAAGTGCTCTACGGTGATGTATCGCTCAGGATTATCTGA
- the fba gene encoding class I fructose-bisphosphate aldolase: MDAYQSVGIRRRLKRFFRRDGRALIFAMDHGFEHGPTDFEPVWEHVNPRVIIRKVVRAGVDGVMMLPGIVRMAGDEVKPDRGLMIKLTSKTNLRPKDEQLLQSQLGYVEDAIKLGADAIAATVYWGSPQEDVMMRQFAEIASYAHDLGFPVVQFAYPRGPYINEKYGKKEDYRVVMYGARAAAETGADMIKTYWTGSRETFAKVVDAAAGVPVLLSGGAKTENPVDFLKVVWEVIEAGGSGAVVGRNIFQRENPEPMIKALIRVIHRNEDPEEAAKAEGLI, from the coding sequence ATGGATGCATACCAGAGTGTTGGTATTAGGAGAAGGCTCAAGAGGTTCTTCCGCAGGGACGGGAGGGCCCTAATATTCGCGATGGATCACGGCTTTGAGCACGGGCCAACAGATTTCGAGCCCGTCTGGGAGCACGTGAACCCGAGGGTCATCATAAGGAAGGTCGTTAGGGCCGGCGTTGACGGCGTCATGATGCTACCAGGTATCGTCAGGATGGCCGGCGATGAGGTCAAGCCCGACAGAGGTCTGATGATAAAGCTCACGAGCAAGACCAACCTCAGGCCGAAGGACGAACAGCTCCTCCAGAGCCAGCTTGGCTACGTTGAGGACGCGATAAAGCTCGGCGCCGACGCTATAGCGGCAACCGTCTACTGGGGCTCACCGCAGGAAGACGTTATGATGCGCCAGTTTGCAGAGATAGCGAGCTACGCCCACGATCTGGGCTTCCCGGTTGTCCAGTTCGCCTATCCGCGCGGCCCGTACATCAACGAGAAGTACGGCAAGAAGGAGGACTACCGCGTCGTAATGTACGGCGCTAGGGCGGCCGCCGAAACTGGAGCCGACATGATAAAGACCTACTGGACGGGGTCAAGGGAGACCTTCGCCAAGGTCGTTGACGCCGCGGCCGGCGTTCCGGTTCTCCTCAGCGGAGGGGCAAAGACCGAGAACCCAGTGGACTTCCTTAAGGTCGTCTGGGAGGTCATCGAGGCCGGTGGCTCAGGAGCAGTCGTCGGAAGGAACATCTTCCAGCGCGAGAACCCAGAGCCGATGATAAAGGCCCTCATAAGGGTCATTCACAGGAATGAAGATCCAGAAGAGGCGGCAAAGGCAGAGGGGCTTATTTAA
- a CDS encoding acetate--CoA ligase family protein encodes MAEKIVEELRPFFDPKAVAIIGATDKKGKVGNVIFENFRMNKERGIFKGNIYPVNPKLDEIEGYKVYHSVKELPDDTDLAVIAIPAKFVPATMKDIAEKGIKAVVIITGGFGELGEEGKKMEREIYEIAKAHGIRVIGPNCVGVYVPDTGVDTVFLPEEKMDRPKSGPIAFVSQSGAFAAAMLDWAAMAGIGIGKMVSYGNKIDVDDADLMEYFIHDDEIKVATFYIEGVKDGRKFMEAAKKITKVKPVIALKSGRTEYGAKAASSHTGSLAGADTIYDAVFKQTGIIRAEDFEHMFDLAKAFAALGHKLPKGDRIGIITDGGGAGVMASDAVAKFGLKMAELSEDTIKFLKENFPPHAVAGNPTDVVGDTDAERYRIAIEAFTKDPNVDAIVVIVLFQVPLLEEEKIIEILADYQKKTDKPIVAVAMGGRKTDRYARMLEEKGVPVYPTPERGVRAMEGLVRYAEYLRKVKEE; translated from the coding sequence ATGGCAGAAAAGATCGTTGAAGAACTCAGGCCCTTCTTCGACCCTAAGGCGGTCGCAATCATCGGTGCCACTGACAAGAAGGGGAAGGTTGGAAACGTCATTTTTGAGAACTTTAGGATGAACAAGGAGCGCGGCATTTTCAAGGGCAACATCTATCCCGTCAACCCCAAGCTCGATGAGATTGAAGGATACAAGGTCTACCACAGCGTTAAAGAACTTCCAGATGACACTGATCTTGCCGTCATAGCTATTCCTGCCAAGTTCGTGCCGGCAACGATGAAGGACATTGCTGAGAAGGGCATTAAGGCGGTCGTCATCATCACCGGAGGCTTCGGCGAGCTCGGTGAGGAAGGCAAGAAGATGGAGCGCGAAATCTACGAGATAGCCAAGGCCCACGGGATAAGAGTCATCGGGCCCAACTGCGTCGGCGTCTACGTTCCGGATACTGGTGTCGATACCGTCTTCCTGCCCGAGGAGAAGATGGACAGGCCGAAGAGCGGGCCGATAGCCTTCGTCAGCCAGAGCGGTGCATTCGCAGCTGCCATGCTCGACTGGGCGGCGATGGCGGGAATAGGCATCGGTAAGATGGTCAGCTACGGCAACAAGATAGACGTTGACGACGCCGACCTAATGGAGTACTTCATCCACGACGACGAGATAAAGGTCGCTACATTCTACATCGAGGGCGTTAAGGACGGAAGGAAGTTCATGGAGGCTGCAAAGAAGATCACCAAGGTCAAGCCCGTAATCGCCTTGAAGAGCGGAAGGACCGAGTACGGTGCCAAAGCCGCCTCTTCGCACACCGGCTCGCTCGCTGGAGCGGATACCATCTACGACGCCGTCTTCAAGCAGACTGGAATAATCCGTGCCGAGGACTTCGAGCACATGTTCGACTTGGCTAAGGCCTTTGCAGCCCTGGGCCACAAGCTCCCGAAGGGCGACAGGATAGGCATAATCACAGACGGCGGTGGAGCCGGCGTCATGGCGAGCGACGCAGTTGCCAAGTTCGGGTTGAAGATGGCGGAGCTGAGTGAGGATACGATAAAGTTCCTCAAGGAGAACTTCCCACCACATGCCGTAGCTGGCAACCCCACTGACGTCGTCGGCGACACAGACGCTGAGAGATACAGAATAGCTATTGAAGCCTTCACGAAGGACCCGAACGTCGATGCAATAGTGGTAATCGTCCTCTTCCAGGTTCCGCTCCTTGAGGAGGAGAAGATAATCGAGATACTCGCCGACTACCAGAAGAAGACTGACAAGCCGATAGTGGCTGTTGCGATGGGTGGAAGGAAGACCGACCGCTACGCGAGGATGCTTGAGGAGAAGGGCGTCCCGGTTTATCCGACCCCAGAGAGGGGAGTTAGGGCCATGGAAGGCCTCGTTAGGTATGCCGAATACCTCCGCAAGGTTAAGGAGGAATGA
- a CDS encoding acetate--CoA ligase family protein — MAKEEALKVIEDVLKSGRTALVEYEAKQVLKAYGLPVPDEKLAKTLDEALKYAEEIGYPVAMKLMSPQILHKSDAKVVMLNIKSPEELKQKWEEIHENARKYRPDAEILGVLIAPMLRPGREIIIGVTEDPQFGHAIMFGLGGIFVEVLKDVTFRIIPITERDTRKMITEIRGYPILAGARGEEPADIDAIVDMLLKVSQLVDELRDYIKEMDLNPVFVYEKGKGAVIVDARIIAKIPEEKKEEIGVEYKERCA, encoded by the coding sequence ATGGCCAAGGAAGAGGCCCTTAAGGTTATTGAGGACGTTTTGAAGTCCGGGAGGACTGCGCTCGTTGAGTACGAGGCCAAGCAGGTCTTGAAGGCCTACGGCCTGCCCGTTCCAGATGAGAAGCTTGCGAAGACCCTCGATGAGGCACTAAAGTACGCCGAGGAGATAGGCTATCCAGTTGCAATGAAGCTTATGTCGCCGCAGATACTCCACAAGAGCGATGCTAAGGTCGTTATGCTCAACATAAAGTCTCCTGAGGAGCTGAAGCAGAAGTGGGAGGAGATCCACGAGAACGCGAGGAAGTACCGCCCCGATGCAGAGATACTCGGCGTCCTAATAGCGCCGATGCTCAGACCCGGAAGGGAGATCATCATCGGTGTCACTGAAGACCCACAGTTCGGCCACGCGATAATGTTCGGTCTCGGCGGCATCTTCGTCGAGGTTCTCAAGGACGTTACCTTCAGGATAATCCCAATAACCGAGAGGGACACGAGGAAGATGATAACCGAGATCAGGGGCTACCCGATTCTGGCAGGGGCGCGCGGTGAGGAGCCGGCGGACATAGATGCAATCGTGGACATGCTTCTGAAGGTCTCCCAGCTCGTTGATGAGCTCAGGGACTACATCAAGGAGATGGACCTCAACCCGGTCTTCGTCTACGAGAAGGGCAAGGGCGCTGTAATCGTCGACGCCAGGATAATAGCGAAGATTCCCGAGGAGAAGAAAGAGGAGATAGGCGTCGAGTACAAGGAAAGGTGTGCTTGA
- a CDS encoding N-glycosylase/DNA lyase, translated as MTLDRFVKIKYRENEEKTRKLIEGLKELGIECGRTIEERVDLQFDALRNLHENLNSDETFIKLVIANSIVSYQLSGKGEDWWWEFSKYFSQNPPSNSIAEAYSEFLPASRTNRRLVEGKLRRLKKLEPFLDSLTLPELEKYYFEDMAGLRNDIAEALGSPKSAKTVVFAVKMFGYAGRIAFEEFVPYPMEIDIPEDVRIKAYTERITNEPPVSFWRKVAQETGIPPLHIDSILWPVLGGKREVMERLKKVCEKWELVLERGNL; from the coding sequence ATGACCCTCGACAGGTTCGTGAAGATAAAGTACAGGGAAAACGAGGAAAAGACTCGCAAACTTATAGAAGGCCTCAAAGAGCTGGGCATCGAGTGTGGGAGAACCATCGAGGAAAGGGTAGACCTGCAGTTCGACGCCCTTCGGAACCTCCACGAAAACCTAAACAGCGATGAGACATTCATCAAGCTGGTGATAGCCAACTCCATAGTCAGCTACCAGCTGAGCGGGAAGGGAGAGGACTGGTGGTGGGAGTTCTCAAAGTACTTCTCCCAGAATCCTCCGAGCAATAGCATAGCCGAAGCCTACTCTGAGTTTTTGCCGGCATCCAGAACCAACCGCCGCCTCGTTGAGGGGAAGCTCAGGAGACTGAAAAAGCTTGAGCCTTTCCTGGACTCGCTAACGCTTCCAGAACTTGAGAAGTATTATTTTGAAGACATGGCTGGACTTCGAAACGATATCGCCGAAGCCCTGGGTTCTCCAAAGAGCGCTAAGACCGTGGTTTTCGCCGTCAAGATGTTCGGCTACGCGGGGAGAATAGCTTTTGAGGAGTTCGTCCCGTACCCAATGGAGATCGACATTCCAGAGGACGTCAGGATAAAGGCGTACACCGAGAGGATAACGAACGAGCCGCCGGTGAGCTTCTGGAGAAAGGTCGCCCAAGAGACGGGAATTCCACCGCTTCATATAGATTCGATTCTGTGGCCAGTCCTTGGGGGGAAGCGGGAGGTAATGGAACGGCTGAAGAAGGTCTGCGAGAAGTGGGAGCTGGTTCTTGAGCGGGGCAACCTCTAA
- a CDS encoding beta-ribofuranosylaminobenzene 5'-phosphate synthase family protein, whose translation MRIHTPRRLHLGLIDPAGSLGRRFGSMGVALEGGYEVRVLPSERLEIKAHGEDVETIEKTIEKMNMTFGTGVNYLVEVRRGIPRHVGLGSTTQLSLSVGTAIARLNGIHIPIEGLAGALGRGKNSGAGIYTFAYGGFVLDGGVKGSVPPLVVREDFPEEWAFLLVIPELKRGPDEEEEKPTMESSFGDVEAAREISHRILLGLLPALKERNIRAFGEHLSTIQKLVGRHFAGFQGGEFREDISLIVEFLNEKTYGAGQSSWGPTVYGLILKSEFQMLSAEVFDYLTDHGIRGKIELGIPRNRGAEIVEENAFLSRIIKNVAGGK comes from the coding sequence ATGAGAATCCACACACCGCGAAGGCTTCACCTCGGCCTCATAGACCCAGCGGGCAGTCTGGGCAGACGGTTTGGAAGTATGGGGGTAGCACTCGAAGGCGGGTATGAAGTGAGGGTCCTCCCGTCCGAGAGACTGGAGATCAAAGCCCACGGGGAAGACGTTGAGACTATCGAAAAAACCATTGAAAAAATGAACATGACTTTCGGGACCGGGGTGAACTACCTCGTTGAGGTAAGGAGGGGAATCCCGAGGCACGTGGGTCTCGGCTCCACAACCCAGCTCAGCTTAAGTGTGGGAACCGCAATAGCGAGGCTCAACGGAATTCATATTCCCATCGAGGGGCTTGCCGGAGCCCTCGGCAGGGGCAAAAACAGCGGGGCTGGGATATACACCTTTGCCTACGGCGGCTTCGTGCTCGATGGTGGTGTCAAGGGTTCCGTCCCACCTCTGGTAGTACGTGAGGACTTTCCCGAGGAGTGGGCTTTTCTCCTCGTGATACCGGAGCTCAAACGCGGTCCAGATGAAGAAGAGGAGAAGCCCACGATGGAGTCCAGTTTTGGCGACGTTGAAGCGGCCAGGGAGATAAGCCACAGGATTCTGCTCGGTCTCTTGCCAGCCCTCAAAGAACGCAACATAAGAGCCTTTGGAGAGCACCTGAGCACCATACAGAAGCTCGTTGGGAGGCACTTCGCAGGCTTCCAGGGAGGTGAGTTCAGGGAGGACATCTCACTGATAGTGGAGTTTCTCAACGAAAAGACCTACGGAGCGGGCCAGAGCAGCTGGGGGCCGACGGTATACGGCCTGATCCTGAAGTCAGAGTTTCAAATGCTCAGTGCCGAGGTTTTCGACTACCTAACGGATCACGGAATAAGGGGTAAGATTGAACTGGGGATACCGAGAAATAGAGGAGCAGAGATCGTTGAGGAGAACGCCTTCCTGAGCAGGATTATAAAAAACGTCGCCGGTGGTAAGTAA